In Achromobacter spanius, the following proteins share a genomic window:
- a CDS encoding ABC transporter ATP-binding protein, producing the protein MNLNFDHVHKHFGDLPVVDGFTSEIKAGELVALVGPSGCGKSTLLHLAAGLEMPTQGSVLADGKPVAGPHPSRTLVFQEHALYPWLTLEDNVALALEFQNVAKKRARESAREWLARVSLAGFEHYYPHQVSGGMRQRAALARAFIAQPQTMLMDEPFGALDALTRLSLQDVLRQLIAQEKPTVLLVTHDVDEALFLADRIVVFSPRPARVLREFNLAHRAKTHDLSDLAAEKREILRLLGIAVDGSQAHADMALAA; encoded by the coding sequence ATGAACCTGAACTTCGATCACGTCCACAAGCACTTCGGCGACCTGCCCGTCGTCGATGGTTTCACCAGCGAAATCAAGGCTGGCGAGCTCGTCGCCTTGGTCGGCCCGTCGGGCTGCGGCAAGTCCACGCTGCTGCATTTGGCGGCCGGGTTGGAAATGCCCACGCAAGGCAGCGTGCTGGCCGATGGCAAACCGGTGGCGGGCCCGCACCCCAGCCGCACGCTGGTGTTCCAGGAACATGCGCTGTACCCCTGGCTGACGCTGGAAGACAACGTGGCGCTGGCGCTGGAATTCCAGAACGTCGCCAAGAAGCGCGCCCGCGAGTCAGCCCGCGAATGGCTGGCGCGTGTCAGCCTGGCCGGCTTTGAACACTACTATCCGCATCAGGTGTCCGGCGGCATGCGGCAACGCGCCGCGCTGGCGCGCGCGTTCATCGCGCAGCCCCAGACGATGCTGATGGACGAGCCCTTTGGCGCACTCGACGCGCTGACGCGTCTGAGCCTTCAAGACGTGCTGCGCCAACTGATCGCCCAGGAAAAGCCCACGGTGCTGCTCGTGACGCACGATGTGGACGAGGCCCTGTTCCTGGCCGACCGCATCGTTGTCTTCAGCCCCCGCCCGGCGCGCGTGCTGCGCGAATTCAACCTGGCGCATCGCGCAAAGACACACGATCTCTCCGATTTGGCCGCTGAAAAGCGCGAGATCCTGCGCCTGTTGGGCATTGCGGTGGACGGCTCGCAAGCCCACGCCGACATGGCCCTGGCTGCCTGA